CGATGTCGTCGCGGGTCGCGGTCAGCGCGGACCAGTCCACCGAGTCCAGGCTCGCCTTCACGCCCCACCGCTCGCGGGCCTCGGCGATCCCGTCGACGAGTTCGGCGGCGTGCAGCATCGCCTTGCTGGGGATGCAGCCGCGGTGCAGGCAGGTGCCGCCGACCTTGTCGCGCTCCGCGAGGACGACCTTGAGCCCGAGGCCCGCGGCGCGCAGGGCGGTGCCGTACCCGCCGGTGCCGCCGCCGATCACGATCACGTCGGTCGCTTCTGTGTTCACGTCGGTGTTCATGGATCCAGCGTGCGGTGCAAGGCCGTTGGGCGTCCAAGGCAATGATCTTGTCGCTCCCATGCACAGCGTGCATGACACATGATGGCTGGTCATGAGCCTGCGCCAGATGGAGTACTTCCTCGCCGTCGTGGAGGAGTCCTCCTTCACCCGGGCCGCCGAGGTCCTGTACGTCACCCAGCCCGCCCTGTCCCATCAGGTCAAGGCGTTGGAGCGGTCGCTCGGCGGCGACCTGCTCGAACGGATGCCGCGCGGCGTCCGGCTCACCGCCATGGGCCGGGCCTTCCTGCCCCACGCGCAGCTCGCCGTCCGCAGCGCCCGGGAGGCCGAACGCGCGGCCCGCGCCGCCGCCGGGGCGGCCGGCGGCGAACTGCACGTCGCCACCGTCCACGCGCTGGCCGTCGGACTGCTGCCCGGGGTGGTCGCCCGCTGGCGCGCGCTGCACCCGGGGGTCCGGCTGGTGCTGCGCGAGTACGCCACCACCGAGACCCTGGAGGAGCAGCTGGAGCGCGGCGCGGCGGACCTCGCCGTGGGCCCGGAGCCGAAGGACTGGACCGGCCCGCTGCTCCCGGCGGGCCGGGAGGAGATCGTGCTGGTCGTCCCCTTCGACGACCCGCTCGCCGGGCGCGCCGCGGTCCGCCTCGCCGAACTCGCCGACCGCGACTGGATCCGCTGCGCCATGGAGCCCCGCGTCCAGGGCGAGCCCTTCCTGGACCGGGTGTGCGGCCGGGCCGGTTTCACCCCGCGCACCGCGGTCCACACGGAACACACCTCCACCGCCGTACGGATGGCCGCCGCGGGCCTCGGCGTCGTGGCCGCCCCGGCGCACCTGGTCCGCAGCGCGGTCGGCGAGGACTGCGTCCTGCTCCCGGTCGACCCGCCGTGGCACCGCCCCCTGGCGGTCTTCTCCCGGCAGCCCCTGACCGGCGCGGCCCGCTCCTTCGCCGACCTGCTGGCCGACGGGCCGGGCTAGGGGGCACCCCGGAGCAGGACCGTCACCGGGCCCGCCGACAGGAGGTCCCGGAGGGGGACCACGCCGCTCAGGGGTCCGCCGCCGGGGGTCAGGGCCGGGGTCCAGGTGCCCGGCGGGAGCGGCAGCAGGGTGCCGCGCCAGCCGCCCGCGACGCCGAGCAGGTGCGGCAGCCGGGTGACCGCGACCAGCAGGTCCGGGGAACGGGTGTACGCCAGGCAGTGCTCGGCCGCCGGGCCCTCGGCGGAGAGGGGGGCGTAGCCCGTGAACAGCTCGGGGCGCTCCCGGCGCAGCCGCAGCAGGGTGGTCGTCAGGGCCCGCTTCGCCGCGCCGGTGCCGGTCTGCGGGGGGCCGGGGAAGGAGGCAGGGCGCCGGTTGTCCGGGTCCACCAGGGCCCGGTACTCCTCCTCGCCGCCCTGGTAGACCTCCGGTACGCCCGGCATGGTCAGGTGCAGCGCGGTCATCGCCAGGATGCCGTCCCCGGCCGGCCCGGAGACGTCGGGCAGGGCTCCGGGGCCGGGGAGGTGTCCCGCGAGGGTGGCCTCGTAGGCGGGGTCCGGTTCCGTCCAGCTGGTGTGCAGCGCGGCCTCCTTGGCGGCCTTGAGCAGGGCCGCGGCCAGCCGCTCCGTCCGCTCGGGCACCTCGCCCAGGCCCAGGGCGCTCTGGAAGGCCACCCACGCCTGCTGCGGGTCCGGGGCCCCGGCGAGCAGCGGCATCAGCTCCGGGCGCTGCGAGAGCACCGCGATCCGGGCCCGGACGTCCGCGCTGCGCTTGGTGTCGTGCGTGGACAGGACCGTGCCGGTGCCGGGCCAGTCCCGTTCCAGGTGGGTGCAGTACGCGTGGAACTCCTCCGGGTCCACCGCCGGACTGCCGGGGTCCCCGCCCACCTCGGTCGCCGACAGTAGCGGCGCGTAGCGGTAGAAGGCCCGGTCCTCCAGGGATTTGGCGCGCAGCGCCGCCGAGGTCTGGGCGAACCGGGCCGCGAACCCCGGGTCGGACAGGAGCAGTTCGCGCACGGACTTGACCGCCTCGGGCGCGGCCGCGGACTGAGGCGGGTCGACGAGACCGGGCAGGTCCGCGCGGCCCGGGTAGGTCCGGTAGACCGGGCAGGCGACGAGGAGTTCCCGTACGGCCGCCTCCAGGCCGGGCCCGGCCCGCCGCTCCAGGGCGGCCAGCTCGGCCGCCAGGTCCCCGGTCAGCACCTCGCGGGTGGCGGCGGCGGCCGTCGCGGGCCAGTCGGGCAGGCCGGTGGCGCGCCGGTAGCGGGCGGCGAGTTCGGCGGCGCCCGCGCCGCAGGTCAGGACCCCGTCCATCTGGCGCAGCGCGTCGTAGCCGGTGGTGCCCGCCACCGGCCAGTCGTCCGGCAGCCGTTCCCCGCGGGCCAGGATCTTCTCCACCACGATCCACACCCCGGGCCCGGCCGCGGCCCGTAGCCGCCGCAGGTATCCGGCCGGGTCCGCGAGCCCGTCCACGTGGTCGATCCGCAGCCCCTCGGCGACCCCGTCGGCGACCAGCTCCAGGAGCTTGGCATGGGTGGCGGCGAACACCTCGGGGTCCTCCACGCGCACCCCGATCAGCTCGGAAATGGTGAAGAACCGCCGGTAGTTGAGCCCGGTGCGGGCCTCCCGCCAGTGCGCCGGGCGGTACCACTGGGCCGCGAGCAGCGCGGGCGGCGCCAGCCCCTCCGTACCCGCCCGGAGCGGGAAGCGGTGCTCCCCGGCGCACAGCAGGCCGTCCGCCACCCGGACGGTGGCCGGGTCCAGCGGCTCGCCCAGCACCGGCAGCAGCAGCTGCCCGCCGTTCACCTCCCAGTCGATGTCGAACCAGCGCGCGTACGGCGACCCGGGCCCTTCCCGGAGCACCTCCCACAGCGGCCGGTTGAGGTTTAAGGGCGCCGGGACGGCCATGTGGTTCGGGACGATGTCCAGGACCAGGCCGAGGCCGTGCGCGCGGGCCGTGCGGGCGAGCGCGCGCAGGCCCTCCTCACCGCCCAGCTCCGCCCGGACCCGGGTGTGGTCGACCACGTCGTAGCCGTGGGAGGACCCGGGCACCGCCTCCAGCACCGGGGACAGGTGCAGGTGGGAGACCCCGAGCGAGGCGAGGTAGGGGACGGCGGCCGAAGCCGCGGCGAAAGGGAATTCCGGGCGCAGCTGGAGTCGGTAGGTGGCGGTCGGGCGCACGGTGGCGGGCTGCTGGCTCATGAGAACGTACGTACCCAGCCTGCCGGATTCCGTGCCATGACCCAATGCATCCGGGTGACTGCGCCGGGTTAACGTTCCTCAGGTGTTTGGAACCGTCGACACCTATCGAAAAGTCATCGCCCTCACCGGGCCCCTCCTGCCGCTCGTATCCTTCTTCGCCCGTCTTCCCGTCGCCATGTCCCAGTTCGGGAGCGTCCTGCTGGTCGTCCAGACCAGCGGCTCCCTCGCCACCGCGGGCATCGTCGGCGGCGCGCTCTCCGCGGGCCAGGTGGTGTGCGGCCCGCTGCTGGGCCGCCTCGCCGACCGCCACGGCCAGCGGCCCGTCGTCCTGGCCGCGGCCGCCGTCAACGCCCTCGCCACCGGCGCGCTGGTCGCCGGAGCCCTCGCAGGCCTCGATACGGTCCCGCTCGCCGCGATCGGAGCCGTCACCGGGGCCTCCATACCCCTGATCGGCCCGCTCGCCCGGACCCGCTCGGTCGCCCTCGCGCACCGCGCCGGGGCCGACGAGAGCGTGATCGGGGCCGTCCACTCCCTCGAAGGCACCCTGGACGAGGTGTCGTTCGTCTTCGGCCCGGCCCTCGTCGGGCTCGCCGTCCTCGTCGCGCACCCGGCGGTGGCCCTCGTGGGCGCCGCCGTCCTCGTCGTCGCCTTCGGCAGCGCCTACGCCCTGCACCCGACCGCCGCCGTCACGGCCGGATCGCCCGCGCCCGCCCGCGCCGCGAAGGCCGGCCGCCCCCGCCACCCCCGGATCGTGTACGCCGTCCGGGGCTCGCTCGCGCTCCAGGGCGCCATGTTCGGCGCCTGCCAGGCGGGGATCGCCTCGCTGACCGAGCGCCTCGGCGCCCCCGGCCAGGCCGGGATCGTGTACGCCGCGATGGGCGTGGTCAGCGCGGTCGTCGGCCTCTCGCTGGGCGCGCTGCCCGCCCGGTTCGGGCTGCGGCTGCGCTGGCGGGTGGCCACCGCGGCCGCCCTCGTGCTGTCCGCCCCGCTCCTGGCCGTCGACAGCCTCTGGAGCCTGTACGCCGTCGTCACCGTCCTCGGCGCGGCCTACGCACCCCACCTGATCACAGCCTTCGCCCTGACCGAGCGCGCGGTGGCGCCCGGCCGGCTCGCCGAGTCGATGGCCTTCGCCGCCAGCTCGCTGGTCGCCGGACAGGCCGCCGCCCTCGCCGTCTCCGGGCGGCTCGCCGAGTGGTACGGGCCCGCCGGAGCCTTCGCGGTCGCCGTGGGCGCGGCCGCGCTGTGCCTGGCCATCGCCCTCCTCTCCCGGGTGCCCGCCGCCCGTACCCACCCGGCCGGGGCGGCCGCCGCGCCCGCCGCGCCCGCCGCCCCGCGCGGGTCCTACGCCGGGCGCTGAAGCACCACCAGACTCCGTCCCGTCAGCGCCACCCGGTCACCGGCCCCGTACTGGGGCCCGGTGCCGGGTGGCAGTACGTCCGCCCGCGCCGTGTCCACGACCAGGCGCCAGCGCGCGCCGTGCCCCGCCGGGACCGCGAAGTCCTGCGGGTCCGCGCCCGCGTTGAACATCAGCAGGAACGAGTCGTCGGTGATCCGCTCGCCGCGGGTCCCCGGCTCGGAGATCGCCTCCCCGTTCAGGAACACCGTCAGCGCCCTCGCGTGCTGGGCCTGCCAGTCGCGCGCCCGCATCGGCTCGCCGTGCGGGGTGAACCAGGCGATGTCCGACAGCTCGTCGTCGGTCCCCTCGACCGGCCGCCCGTGGAAGAACCGGCGCCGCCGGAACACCGGGTGGTCGCGCCGCAGCCACACCATCTGCCGGGTGAACTCCAGCAGCCCGGGCGCCGGTTTGCCCGGCTCCGGCCAGGTCACCCAGGACAGCTCGTTGTCCTGGCAGTAGGCGTTGTTGTTGCCGCCCTGGCTGCGGGCGAACTCGTCGCCGTGGCTCAGCATCGGCACGCCCTGCGACAGCATCAGCGTGGCCACGAAGTTGCGCATCTGGCGGGCGCGCAGCTCCAGCACCTCGGGATCCTCCGTGGGCCCCTCGGCCCCGCAGTTCCAGGACCGGTTGTGGCTCTCGCCGTCCCGGTTGCCCTCCCGGTTGGCCTCGTTGTGCTTGTCGTTGTAGGAGACCAGGTCGTGCAGGGTGAAACCGTCGTGACAGGTGGCGAAGTTGATCGAGGCGAGCGGGCGGCGGCCGTCGTCCTGGTAGAGGTCGGAGGAGCCGGTGAGCCGCCCCGCGAACTCGGCGAGCGTGCGCGGCTGGCCGCGCCACAGGTCCCGGACGGTGTCGCGGTACTTGCCGTTCCACTCGGTCCACAGCGGCGGGAAGTTGCCCACCTGGTAGCCGCCCTCGCCCAGGTCCCAGGGCTCGGCGATCAGCTTCACCTGGCTGACCACCGGGTCCTGCTGGACCAGGTCGAAGAACGAGGAGAGCCGGTCCACCTCGTGGAACTGGCGGGCCAGGGTCGCCGCCAGGTCGAAGCGGAACCCGTCCACATGCATCTCGGTGACCCAGTAGCGCAGCGAGTCCATGATCAGCTGGAGGACGTGCGGGGACCGCATGAGCAGCGAGTTCCCGGTGCCGGTGGTGTCCGTGTAGTAGCGGGCGTCCTCCCCGAGCCGGTAGTAGGACGCGTTGTCCAGGCCCCGGAAGGACAGGGTCGGCCCCAGGTGGTTGCCCTCGGCGGTGTGGTTGTAGACCACGTCGAGGATCACCTCGATGCCCGCCTCGTGCAGGGCCCGCACCGCCGACTTGAACTCCAGCACCTGCTGGCCCCGGTCCCCGGAGGCGTAGCCGTTGTGCGGGGCGAAGAACCCGATGGTGTTGTAGCCCCAGTAATTGCTGAGCCCGTCGTTGAACAGCCGGTGGTCGTTGACCGACTGGTGCACCGGCATCAGCTCCAGCGCCGTCACCCCCAGCTTGGTCAGGTGCCCGATGACCGCCGGGTGGGCGAGGGCGGCGTACGTCCCGCGCAGTTCCTCGGGGAGATCGGGATGACGCATGGTCAGTCCCTTGACGTGGGCCTCGTACAGCACCGTGTGGTGGTACTCGGTCCGCGGCGGCCGGTCGTTGGCCCAGTCGAAGTACGGGTTCACCACGACCGAGGTCATCGTGCGCGGCGCGGAGTCCAGGTCGTTGCGCGAATCGGGCCGCCCGAAGTGGTAGCCGTACACCTGCTCGCCCCAGTCGACCGAGCCGCTGATGGCCCGCGCGTACGGGTCCAGCAGCAGCTTGGCCGGGTTGCAGCGCTGCCCGCGCTCGGGCTCGTACGGGCCGTGCACCCGGAAGCCGTAGCGCTGCCCCGGCATCACCCCGGGCAGATAGGCGTGCCGGACGAAGGCGTCCGTCTCGCGCAGTTCGACGGCCGTCTCCGAGCCGTCGTCGTGGAGCAGGCACAGCTCGATGCGCCGTGCGGCCTCGGAATAGACCGCGAAATTGGTGCCCGCCCCGTCATAGGTGGCACCCAGGGGATACGCCTGTCCTGGCCAGACCTGCATAGATGCGACTCTTCCAATCTGATCCGGCGTCGGACTACGTCTCCGCCAGATCTTCCCCGAAAGAGCGGAGGTACGCGGGGACTTGGGAGGGTCCTACCGGGTGACGCCGTAGAGCCGATATGCGGGTCAGCGGACCATGCGCGCATCGGATAATGGGTCAACGGGGGGCCGGTGTACGGGCCATCCGGCTGCACCGGGCCGTGCGCGCGGGATACCCTTCCTTGATCGTTGGAGGCGGGCGATCCAGAAGCGGGAGGCGGTGCGCGGGTGAGCTCGGGAGGTCTGGAGCTTCCCCCTGGTGACAGCGGTCACGAGGGCGGTCCGGCGGACGCTCCGGGGGGTGTACCCGGCGGCGCGGCGGCCGGGGCGGTCTCCCTGGCGGGTCCGGCGGAGACCGGAAGTGCGGGGAGTGCCCGGACCGGGGCCGAGCTGGACTGGGGCGCGGACGCGTGGAGCGAGGTCCGCACCCGGGCCCAGCGCGCGGGCCGGGCCTACATTTGGCTCAACCTGATCGAACAGCGGCTGCGGGCCGTGGTCGGGGCGGTGCTCCGGCCGATCTACGAACCCGTGCACGGCCAGGACGACTGGGTGGTCGCGGCCGCCGGGCCGGCCGGGCAGGAGTGGGTGCAGCGCGCCGTCGCCGTCCGCGAGGTCAGCCGCCGCAAGGGCTACCTGCTCGACTCGGCCGACGACAACGTGCTGAGCTTCCTGACCCTGCCGCAGCTGCGGGAGCTGATGGTCCAGCACTGGCCCTGCTTCGAGCCGTACTTCGACGACCGGCGCGAGATCGAGCAGGCCCTCGACGAGCTGGAGGTCACGCGCAACGTGGTCTCCCGCAACCGGGCCCTGTCCCGCCCGGTGCTCGAACAGGCCGAACGGGCCTCGGCGCGCCTGCTCGACGTCCTCGGCGGCGGCGCGGGCAGCCCGTCGGCCGACCGGCTGCCGATCGACGCCGTCGAGGACCTGGTCGGCGACCGGTACGCCGACGTCATCTCCGTCCACCCCGACCGGGTGCGGCTCCAGCGCCAGCTCCCGGCCGAGGACCTGTTCGGCGGGGCCCGCCGCCTCGACGCCATCGGGATAGGCCTGAACCTGCTCGTCCAGAACTACTCGGGCCGAAGACTCGTCCGGCTCACCGAGGCGGGCTGCCGGGTGCGGCTGCTCTTCCTCAACCCGGCGAGCAGCGCCGTCAAGCGGCGCGAGCGCGAGCTGGGGCTGCGCAAGGGGGAACTGAGCCGCTCGGTGGAGATGAACATCCTCCACGTGCGACGGGTCCGGGCGGGGCTTCGGGACCCCTCCCGCTTCGAGATCCACGTCTTCGACGAGACCCCGCGCTTCACGGCCTACCTGGTGGAGGGCGAATCCTCGGGCATCGCGGTCGTCCAGTCCTACCTGCGCCGGGCGCGCGGGATGGAGGCCCCGGTCCTGGTGCTGCGCGGCGGCGGCCGGGGGGTGCCGCGCGACGCGGACCACGGGCTGTTCACGACCTACCGGGAGGAATTCGAGTCGGTGTGGGAGGACTCCCGGCCGGTGTCGTGACACAACCCAGCCTGCTCGCCTGACCTGCGTCGGTCCCGCCCGGGGCAAACCCAGCCCGCCTGACCTGCGTCGGTCCCGCCCGGGGGCAAACCCAGCCTGCCCGGCGTTTGAGGGCCCGCCGGAGGCGAAGAGCAGCCGCAGGCCGAATCCGGCCTCCCGCCCGCACTCCCCTCCGGGGGCGCCTCAAACGCCGGCGAGGCTGAGGCGGCCCCATCACCCCGGGGACCGGACTGTCAGTGCCGCGTGACAGGCTGAAAGCCGTTGACCGGATGTGTACGGGGGAGGGGCACGGGGTGGAGGACGACCACGGCATGGGGGACTGGCACGGCGGTGTGCTGATCGGATTCGACCTGGAGACGACCGGCACGGAGCCGGGGGCTTCGCGGATCGTGACGGCGGCGCTGATCGAGGTGCGCGCCGGGACGGTGCACGGGCGGCGCGGCTGGCTCGCGGACCCGGGCATACCGATCCCGGAGGAGGCCTCGGCGATCCACGGGATCAGCACCGAGCACGCGGTCCGCGAGGGCCGCCCGGCGCGGGAGGTCGCCGATGAGGTCGCGGCGGCACTGGTGGAGCACTGGGAGCGGGGCGCGGTGGTCGTCGCCTACAACGCGGCCTTCGACCTGACCATGCTCTCGGCCGAACTCGCCCGGTACGGGCTGCCCTCCCTGGCCGAGCGGCTGGGCGGACCGGAGACCGGGCCGGTGGTGGACCCGCTGACCATCGACCGGGCCGTGGACCGCTACCGGCGCGGAAAGCGGACCCTGGAAGCGGTGTGCGGGGTGTACGGGGTCACCCTGGAGGACGCCCACGACGCGGGCGCGGACGCGCTGGCCGCGGTGCAGGTGGCCCGGGCGATAGCGGCCCGCCACCCCGAGGTGGCCGCCCTGGCCCCGGGCGAACTGCACACCCGGCAGGGCACCTGGCACGCGCGCTGGGCCCGGGACTTCGAGGCCTACCTGCGCCGCGAGGGCACCCCGGACGCGGTGATCGACACGGCGTGGCCGCTGCGGGCACTGATACCGGCCGGGGGCTGAGGCCCTACGGCCGGGGCGGGGCAGGGGAGGGCGTCCGGGTCGCTCAGAAGGGGTGCCAGCGGACCTCGGGGTCGTGGTCGCGCAGCGAGGCGACACGGCGACGGAATTCCGCCAGGGCCTTCGGGTTGGTCGGGGCGTGCTGGGAGACCCAGGCGCAGCTCGCCGTCTCCCGCGCCCCGCGCAGCACCGCGCAGCCGTCCCAGGCGCGCACGTCCCAGCCGTACGCCCCGACGAAGGCGTCGTAGGACTCCGCGGGCAGGCCGTACCGGTCGCGGGAGAGGGCCATCACCACCAGGTCGTGCTCCCGCAGGTCCAGCGCGAAGGTCTCCAGGTCGACCAGGACCGGCCCGTCCGGGCCGACGTGGACGTTGCGGGGGAGCGCGTCCCCGTGGATCGGGCCCGGGGGCAG
This is a stretch of genomic DNA from Streptomyces sp. NBC_00536. It encodes these proteins:
- the treY gene encoding malto-oligosyltrehalose synthase; the encoded protein is MSQQPATVRPTATYRLQLRPEFPFAAASAAVPYLASLGVSHLHLSPVLEAVPGSSHGYDVVDHTRVRAELGGEEGLRALARTARAHGLGLVLDIVPNHMAVPAPLNLNRPLWEVLREGPGSPYARWFDIDWEVNGGQLLLPVLGEPLDPATVRVADGLLCAGEHRFPLRAGTEGLAPPALLAAQWYRPAHWREARTGLNYRRFFTISELIGVRVEDPEVFAATHAKLLELVADGVAEGLRIDHVDGLADPAGYLRRLRAAAGPGVWIVVEKILARGERLPDDWPVAGTTGYDALRQMDGVLTCGAGAAELAARYRRATGLPDWPATAAAATREVLTGDLAAELAALERRAGPGLEAAVRELLVACPVYRTYPGRADLPGLVDPPQSAAAPEAVKSVRELLLSDPGFAARFAQTSAALRAKSLEDRAFYRYAPLLSATEVGGDPGSPAVDPEEFHAYCTHLERDWPGTGTVLSTHDTKRSADVRARIAVLSQRPELMPLLAGAPDPQQAWVAFQSALGLGEVPERTERLAAALLKAAKEAALHTSWTEPDPAYEATLAGHLPGPGALPDVSGPAGDGILAMTALHLTMPGVPEVYQGGEEEYRALVDPDNRRPASFPGPPQTGTGAAKRALTTTLLRLRRERPELFTGYAPLSAEGPAAEHCLAYTRSPDLLVAVTRLPHLLGVAGGWRGTLLPLPPGTWTPALTPGGGPLSGVVPLRDLLSAGPVTVLLRGAP
- a CDS encoding 3'-5' exonuclease, with amino-acid sequence MGDWHGGVLIGFDLETTGTEPGASRIVTAALIEVRAGTVHGRRGWLADPGIPIPEEASAIHGISTEHAVREGRPAREVADEVAAALVEHWERGAVVVAYNAAFDLTMLSAELARYGLPSLAERLGGPETGPVVDPLTIDRAVDRYRRGKRTLEAVCGVYGVTLEDAHDAGADALAAVQVARAIAARHPEVAALAPGELHTRQGTWHARWARDFEAYLRREGTPDAVIDTAWPLRALIPAGG
- a CDS encoding MFS transporter is translated as MSQFGSVLLVVQTSGSLATAGIVGGALSAGQVVCGPLLGRLADRHGQRPVVLAAAAVNALATGALVAGALAGLDTVPLAAIGAVTGASIPLIGPLARTRSVALAHRAGADESVIGAVHSLEGTLDEVSFVFGPALVGLAVLVAHPAVALVGAAVLVVAFGSAYALHPTAAVTAGSPAPARAAKAGRPRHPRIVYAVRGSLALQGAMFGACQAGIASLTERLGAPGQAGIVYAAMGVVSAVVGLSLGALPARFGLRLRWRVATAAALVLSAPLLAVDSLWSLYAVVTVLGAAYAPHLITAFALTERAVAPGRLAESMAFAASSLVAGQAAALAVSGRLAEWYGPAGAFAVAVGAAALCLAIALLSRVPAARTHPAGAAAAPAAPAAPRGSYAGR
- a CDS encoding SAV2148 family HEPN domain-containing protein; amino-acid sequence: MSSGGLELPPGDSGHEGGPADAPGGVPGGAAAGAVSLAGPAETGSAGSARTGAELDWGADAWSEVRTRAQRAGRAYIWLNLIEQRLRAVVGAVLRPIYEPVHGQDDWVVAAAGPAGQEWVQRAVAVREVSRRKGYLLDSADDNVLSFLTLPQLRELMVQHWPCFEPYFDDRREIEQALDELEVTRNVVSRNRALSRPVLEQAERASARLLDVLGGGAGSPSADRLPIDAVEDLVGDRYADVISVHPDRVRLQRQLPAEDLFGGARRLDAIGIGLNLLVQNYSGRRLVRLTEAGCRVRLLFLNPASSAVKRRERELGLRKGELSRSVEMNILHVRRVRAGLRDPSRFEIHVFDETPRFTAYLVEGESSGIAVVQSYLRRARGMEAPVLVLRGGGRGVPRDADHGLFTTYREEFESVWEDSRPVS
- the glgX gene encoding glycogen debranching protein GlgX, translated to MQVWPGQAYPLGATYDGAGTNFAVYSEAARRIELCLLHDDGSETAVELRETDAFVRHAYLPGVMPGQRYGFRVHGPYEPERGQRCNPAKLLLDPYARAISGSVDWGEQVYGYHFGRPDSRNDLDSAPRTMTSVVVNPYFDWANDRPPRTEYHHTVLYEAHVKGLTMRHPDLPEELRGTYAALAHPAVIGHLTKLGVTALELMPVHQSVNDHRLFNDGLSNYWGYNTIGFFAPHNGYASGDRGQQVLEFKSAVRALHEAGIEVILDVVYNHTAEGNHLGPTLSFRGLDNASYYRLGEDARYYTDTTGTGNSLLMRSPHVLQLIMDSLRYWVTEMHVDGFRFDLAATLARQFHEVDRLSSFFDLVQQDPVVSQVKLIAEPWDLGEGGYQVGNFPPLWTEWNGKYRDTVRDLWRGQPRTLAEFAGRLTGSSDLYQDDGRRPLASINFATCHDGFTLHDLVSYNDKHNEANREGNRDGESHNRSWNCGAEGPTEDPEVLELRARQMRNFVATLMLSQGVPMLSHGDEFARSQGGNNNAYCQDNELSWVTWPEPGKPAPGLLEFTRQMVWLRRDHPVFRRRRFFHGRPVEGTDDELSDIAWFTPHGEPMRARDWQAQHARALTVFLNGEAISEPGTRGERITDDSFLLMFNAGADPQDFAVPAGHGARWRLVVDTARADVLPPGTGPQYGAGDRVALTGRSLVVLQRPA
- a CDS encoding LysR family transcriptional regulator, encoding MSLRQMEYFLAVVEESSFTRAAEVLYVTQPALSHQVKALERSLGGDLLERMPRGVRLTAMGRAFLPHAQLAVRSAREAERAARAAAGAAGGELHVATVHALAVGLLPGVVARWRALHPGVRLVLREYATTETLEEQLERGAADLAVGPEPKDWTGPLLPAGREEIVLVVPFDDPLAGRAAVRLAELADRDWIRCAMEPRVQGEPFLDRVCGRAGFTPRTAVHTEHTSTAVRMAAAGLGVVAAPAHLVRSAVGEDCVLLPVDPPWHRPLAVFSRQPLTGAARSFADLLADGPG